A single Candidatus Zixiibacteriota bacterium DNA region contains:
- the nuoL gene encoding NADH-quinone oxidoreductase subunit L, giving the protein MLPYSWLIPFFPLLSFVFIIFFTIHNKKLSSLVSIGAVAISFVLSCIVLVTVLQNPVISEFKINWLDLPGFIVEAGMLIDPLTAVMLMVVTVVSMLVQIYSVGYMAGDSRFSRYFSFLSLFTFSMLGLVLANNFFEIFIFWELVGLTSYLLIGFWFEKKTASDAGKKAFITTRTGDLAFLVGIFLLTTTVGTLNFQEAFHQVESGAISSALLTLSAILIFGGAVGKSAQFPLHVWLPDAMEGPTPVSALIHAATMVAAGVYLVARLMSIYALSVPASLVVAIIGAFTAFLAASIALVQNDIKRVLAYSTISQLGYMIMALGLGGYTAGTFHLMTHASFKALLFLGAGSVIHAMHTNDIWEMGGLYLKMRTTAITFILGSLSLAGIFPLSGFWSKDEILLLAWNKSPIFALVGLAVAFMTAFYMFRLCFIAFYGKARDQHKFEHAHESPKVMTVPLVILAFLSIFAGWVGIPWFSKGYSSFVYHHEVHHLEPNLILMIVATLVALSGIYLAYVIYYKGTISAERLKDRFSSIHKLLYNKYYFDELYNAIIIRPLFKLADFLFKKFDQGVIDWLVNAAGNFTMFLSWFWELFDTYVVDGAVNGLGYVVRGTGAGIRRVQTGQLQNYAFIIFFGIVLIILLKIF; this is encoded by the coding sequence ATGTTACCGTATAGCTGGCTGATTCCTTTTTTTCCGTTACTCTCGTTTGTTTTTATCATATTTTTCACCATACACAATAAAAAGTTGTCATCCTTGGTTTCCATTGGAGCTGTCGCTATATCTTTTGTGCTATCCTGCATAGTCTTGGTCACAGTTCTTCAGAATCCTGTGATCTCGGAATTCAAGATTAACTGGTTAGACCTGCCCGGATTTATAGTCGAGGCAGGAATGCTGATAGATCCTTTGACTGCAGTAATGCTAATGGTTGTGACGGTCGTCTCGATGCTGGTTCAGATCTATTCAGTGGGCTATATGGCAGGCGATTCCAGATTCTCTCGCTATTTCTCCTTCTTATCCTTATTCACCTTCTCGATGTTAGGTCTGGTTTTAGCTAACAATTTCTTTGAGATCTTCATCTTCTGGGAATTAGTGGGACTAACTTCATATCTTCTGATCGGGTTCTGGTTTGAGAAAAAGACCGCCTCAGATGCAGGCAAAAAAGCTTTCATCACCACAAGGACAGGTGATTTAGCATTTTTAGTCGGGATATTCCTTTTGACTACCACGGTTGGCACCCTGAATTTTCAGGAGGCATTCCACCAGGTTGAATCAGGTGCCATCTCATCTGCTCTTCTGACTCTTTCAGCCATCTTGATCTTCGGAGGAGCAGTAGGTAAGTCTGCCCAGTTTCCCTTGCACGTGTGGCTGCCGGATGCAATGGAAGGTCCTACTCCGGTTTCCGCTTTAATCCATGCGGCAACTATGGTCGCTGCCGGGGTATATTTAGTTGCCCGGCTGATGTCTATTTATGCGCTTTCTGTTCCTGCATCTTTGGTCGTAGCGATCATTGGAGCATTTACCGCCTTTTTAGCTGCATCCATTGCTTTAGTGCAAAACGATATAAAAAGGGTCTTGGCTTATTCTACCATAAGCCAGCTTGGTTATATGATTATGGCTTTAGGCTTGGGAGGTTACACTGCCGGGACTTTTCATCTAATGACCCACGCTTCTTTCAAAGCTCTCCTGTTTTTGGGAGCAGGAAGCGTGATCCATGCGATGCACACCAACGACATCTGGGAGATGGGAGGGTTATATCTGAAAATGCGGACTACTGCCATAACCTTTATCCTCGGGTCCCTCTCCTTAGCCGGAATCTTCCCCTTGTCTGGTTTCTGGAGCAAAGACGAGATTTTGCTCCTTGCCTGGAACAAAAGCCCGATCTTTGCGCTGGTTGGTCTGGCAGTTGCCTTTATGACCGCATTTTATATGTTCCGGCTGTGCTTTATCGCCTTCTATGGAAAGGCAAGAGACCAGCACAAATTCGAGCATGCGCACGAGTCCCCGAAAGTGATGACAGTTCCCCTGGTGATTTTGGCTTTCCTTTCAATTTTCGCTGGATGGGTGGGAATACCCTGGTTTTCAAAAGGATATTCCTCTTTTGTCTATCATCACGAGGTCCATCATTTAGAGCCGAACCTTATTTTGATGATAGTTGCCACTCTGGTGGCTTTGTCCGGGATCTATTTAGCTTACGTCATCTATTACAAGGGGACGATCTCGGCTGAAAGGCTGAAGGACAGGTTCTCTTCCATTCACAAGTTATTATACAACAAATATTATTTTGATGAGCTTTACAATGCCATCATCATAAGACCGTTATTCAAGCTGGCCGATTTCCTGTTCAAAAAATTCGACCAGGGGGTCATAGACTGGCTGGTGAATGCGGCCGGGAATTTCACCATGTTCTTATCCTGGTTCTGGGAGCTTTTCGATACCTATGTCGTGGACGGGGCAGTCAACGGTTTAGGGTACGTGGTCAGGGGAACCGGTGCAGGCATAAGAAGGGTTCAGACCGGGCAGTTACAGAATTATGCCTTTATCATCTTTTTCGGGATCGTCTTGATCATTCTTTTGAAGATTTTTTAA